A DNA window from Castanea sativa cultivar Marrone di Chiusa Pesio chromosome 7, ASM4071231v1 contains the following coding sequences:
- the LOC142642327 gene encoding uncharacterized protein LOC142642327 translates to MAHHMFFLSFLVTLVIAIQGIYAVEYVVTNTAGNTPGGVRFNNEIGSGYSKQTLISATNFIWSLFQQNNAADRKNVPKVSLFIDDRDGVAFASNNEIHVSARYINGYSGNVKTEITGVLYHESTHIWQWNGNGQSTPGGLIEGIADYVRLKAGYAPSHWVKPGQGDRWDQGYDVTARFLDYCNSLRNGFVAELNKKLRNGYSANFFVELLGKNVDQLWKDYKAKYAK, encoded by the coding sequence ATGGCTCACCACatgtttttcctctctttcctAGTAACCCTAGTCATAGCCATTCAAGGCATTTATGCTGTTGAATATGTTGTCACCAACACCGCCGGGAACACTCCTGGTGGAGTTCGTTTCAACAATGAGATTGGGTCTGGATACAGTAAGCAAACGTTGATTTCTGCCACAAATTTCATATGGAGCCTCTTCCAACAAAACAATGCTGCGGACAGAAAGAACGTGCCCAAAGTGAGCTTGTTCATTGATGACAGGGATGGAGTTGCATTTGCTAGCAACAACGAGATCCATGTTAGTGCAAGGTACATCAATGGCTATTCTGGAAATGTGAAAACCGAAATCACTGGAGTTTTATACCATGAAAGTACACACATATGGCAATGGAATGGAAATGGGCAAAGTACTCCAGGAGGATTAATTGAAGGAATTGCTGATTATGTGAGGTTGAAGGCAGGGTATGCACCTAGCCACTGGGTGAAGCCTGGGCAAGGTGATAGATGGGATCAAGGCTACGATGTTACAGCTCGATTTTTGGACTATTGCAATAGTCTTAGAAATGGGTTTGTGGCtgaattgaataagaaattgaggAATGGTTATagtgctaatttttttgttgaactgCTAGGGAAGAATGTTGATCAGCTCTGGAAAGACTACAAAGCCAAGTATGCAAAATAA